In a single window of the Cervus elaphus chromosome 1, mCerEla1.1, whole genome shotgun sequence genome:
- the LOC122680432 gene encoding olfactory receptor 51T1, producing MMIFNNTTSSTSTFLLTAFPGLELSHVWISIPVCCLYIIALLGNSMILFVISVEQRLHKPVYYFLFMLSAADLCLTITTLPTVLGVLWFHAREISFTACLIQMFFVHAFSFLESSVLAVMAFDRFMAICNPLKYATVLKDRMIMVIGLFICIRQLIFLFPILLALKSVSFQERKELSHPFCYHPDIIRDTYSNPWINSFLGLFLQLYMTGTDLLFILVSYVLIIRAVLSIVAPKKQKKALNTCVCHICAVTIFYVPMISLSFTHRLLSSTPRVICSILANVYLLLPPVLNPVIYSLKTRTIRQAMLQLLQTKGSWSRNARGLRGSWD from the coding sequence ATGATGATTTTCAATAACACCACATCCTCCACTTCAACCTTCCTCCTCACTGCATTCCCTGGGCTGGAACTCTCCCACGTCTGGATCTCCATCCCTGTCTGCTGTCTCTACATCATTGCTCTCTTGGGAAATAGTATGATCCTGTTTGTCATCTCTGTTGAGCAGCGTCTCCACAAGCCCGTGTACTATTTCCTCTTCATGCTGTCAGCTGCTGATTTGTGTCTGaccatcaccaccctccccactgTGCTTGGGGTTCTCTGGTTTCATGCCCGGGAAATCAGCTTTACAGCTTGCCtcattcaaatgttctttgtaCATGCTTTCTCCTTCCTGGAGTCCTCTGTGCTGGCAGTTATGGCTTTTGACCGCTTCATGGCTATCTGTAACCCACTGAAATATGCCACTGTCCTCAAAGACAGGATGATCATGGTGATCGGACTATTCATATGCATACGGCAACTAATCTTCCTCTTTCCTATACTTCTAGCCTTGAAGAGTGTATCTTTCCAGGAAAGAAAGGAGCTTTCCCATCCATTTTGTTACCACCCAGATATAATCAGAGATACATATTCCAACCCCTGGATCAACAGCTTTTTGGGCTTGTTTCTTCAGCTCTACATGACTGGCACTGACTTACTGTTCATTCTTGTCTCCTATGTCCTGATAATCCGTGCTGTCCTGAGCATCGTGGCCcccaagaagcaaaaaaaagcTCTCAACACTTGTGTGTGTCACATCTGTGCTGTCACTATTTTCTATGTGCCAATGATCAGCCTGTCCTTTACACATCGCCTCCTTAGCTCTACTCCAAGGGTGATCTGTAGCATTTTGGCCAATGTTTATTTGCTCTTACCACCTGTACTGAACCCTGTCATTTACAGCTTGAAGACCAGGACGATCCGCCAGGCTATGCTCCAGCTACTTCAAACTAAAGGTTCATGGAGCCGTAATGCGAGGGGTCTTAGAGGATCGTGGGACTGA
- the LOC122702322 gene encoding olfactory receptor 51H1-like, which produces MLSFNQTINNRQIFILTGIPGMPEKDFWLALSLCLLYSFTSLGNVTILAVIKVEQHLHEPMYYFVAMLLATDLSLSLSSIPTTISVHWLSWCSVTLDVCITQVFFIHTLGGVESGVLAAMASDRFMAFCFPLHYTTILTHGLIGRIGAAVLLRSVGTVLPVPFLIKRLPFCHSNTLSHAHCLHQDAMRLACADTRVNSIYGLLAVIFIIVLDALIFLASYFLIFQAVLGIASWEERLKALNTCLSHICAMLLFYVPLTGMTGSHCFGRHLSPVVYRVMAGTYLSLPSVLSLTVYSVRTKQIHQWIPQ; this is translated from the coding sequence ATGCTGTCATTCAACCAAACTATTAATAACCGTCAGATCTTCATCCTTACTGGGATTCCAGGAATGCCAGAGAAGGACTTCTGGTTGGCCCTGTCCCTCTGTCTTCTTTACAGTTTCACATCCCTGGGTAATGTCACCATCCTAGCTGTCATCAAAGTTGAACAACACCTCCATGAGCCCATGTATTATTTTGTGGCAATGCTACTTGCCACTGACCTCAGCCTTTCATTGTCTTCCATACCCACCACGATCAGTGTTCACTGGCTCAGCTGGTGCTCAGTAACCCTTGATGTCTGCATCACTCAAGTGTTCTTCATCCACACCTTAGGGGGAGTGGAGTCAGGTGTTCTGGCGGCCATGGCCTCTGATCGCTTTATGgctttttgctttcctttgcaCTACACTACCATTCTCACTCATGGACTCATCGGCAGGATTGGAGCAGCAGTCCTGCTGCGGAGTGTGGGGACTGTGCTTCCTGTGCCTTTCCTCATCAAAAGGTTACCTTTCTGCCACTCCAACACCCTCTCCCACGCGCACTGCCTCCATCAGGATGCCATGAGGCTTGCCTGTGCTGACACCCGTGTCAACAGCATCTACGGCCTCCTGGCGGTGATCTTCATCATTGTGCTAGATGCCTTGATCTTCTTGGCCTCTTACTTTCTAATCTTCCAGGCAGTATTGGGCATTGCTTCCTGGGAAGAGAGACTCAAGGCTCTCAATACCTGCCTCTCTCATATCTGTGCCATGCTGCTCTTCTATGTACCTCTCACTGGCATGACTGGGAGTCACTGCTTTGGGAGGCATTTGTCCCCTGTAGTATACAGGGTCATGGCCGGTACCTACCTGTCACTGCCTTCTGTGCTCAGTCTGACTGTATACAGTGTTAGGACCAAGCAGATCCATCAGTGGATTCCCCAGTGA